A region from the Devosia lucknowensis genome encodes:
- a CDS encoding GNAT family N-acetyltransferase has translation MTLIRKPTLQEVPALHRLIEEHAAFERSVAPLSTDALAAVMAVPGMPVRFIVADRDGQLLGYAAVTFDWSVWRARRFAHLDCLYVAQNDRRQGIGKLLFAGARRIALDEGVDRMEWQTPAWNLEADAFYRREGAVAADKIRYSLAISSQIRL, from the coding sequence GTGACGTTGATACGCAAGCCGACGCTGCAGGAGGTGCCAGCCCTTCATAGGTTGATCGAGGAGCACGCGGCCTTTGAAAGGAGCGTCGCTCCCCTCAGCACTGATGCGCTCGCGGCCGTCATGGCGGTACCAGGCATGCCCGTTCGCTTCATCGTGGCGGACCGCGACGGTCAGCTTTTGGGCTACGCAGCTGTCACCTTCGATTGGTCCGTCTGGAGGGCACGCCGCTTCGCACATCTCGATTGCCTCTATGTCGCACAAAACGATCGCAGGCAGGGAATAGGGAAGTTGCTGTTCGCTGGAGCCAGGAGGATCGCCTTGGACGAAGGGGTCGACCGCATGGAATGGCAGACCCCTGCGTGGAACCTCGAGGCAGATGCATTCTACCGTCGTGAAGGCGCCGTCGCAGCCGATAAAATACGCTACAGCCTCGCGATATCGTCGCAAATTCGCCTGTAG
- a CDS encoding rhodanese-like domain-containing protein gives MPSAVTTIAAAPSDLARQHFAAEFTFETDCWDVRSALAHEPDFVLLDVRSPALFAAGHVPGAISLPHGKIVRSRMDQWPPETVFVTYCAGPHCNGAARGALRLAELGRPVKIMAGGMTGWIDEGFELAKAEAE, from the coding sequence ATGCCGAGCGCCGTTACCACAATTGCCGCAGCCCCCAGCGACCTGGCGCGGCAGCATTTCGCAGCCGAATTCACGTTCGAGACCGATTGCTGGGATGTTCGTAGCGCGCTTGCTCATGAGCCAGATTTCGTCCTGCTGGACGTTCGCAGTCCCGCCCTCTTCGCTGCCGGACATGTCCCGGGCGCGATCAGCCTGCCCCACGGCAAGATCGTGCGCTCGAGGATGGACCAGTGGCCCCCGGAAACCGTCTTCGTCACCTACTGTGCCGGTCCCCACTGTAACGGCGCCGCGCGCGGGGCTCTGCGTCTTGCCGAACTCGGCCGTCCGGTCAAGATCATGGCAGGCGGGATGACAGGCTGGATCGACGAGGGCTTCGAGCTGGCAAAGGCCGAGGCAGAGTGA
- the ftrA gene encoding transcriptional regulator FtrA, with protein MPNTTGPLVVALLYDGLCTFEFGIVAEIFGLARPEMPVGWYRFASCAIEEGPLRAHGGLKFTPEHGIDLVDQADLIVVPGWKGADHPVPPQLVERLRRAHERGARLASICSGAFVLAATGLLDGATATTHWRYAETLGDRFPAVAVDRASLYRSHGRIYTSAGSAAGIDLLIEIVRQDFGADAANSVARRLVMPAHRLGGQAQYLERPVPAPHQSEVAPLLDRIRADLAGSWTVSRMASECRMSLRTFVRRFVEATGVSPGEWVTAERIEQAKRLLIERRHGLDEIALAVGMGSVDTLRHHFRKRMGISPKIFRDQFSTKTE; from the coding sequence ATGCCAAACACAACTGGTCCCCTTGTCGTTGCCCTTCTCTACGATGGTCTTTGCACCTTCGAATTCGGCATCGTGGCCGAGATTTTTGGTCTGGCACGGCCGGAAATGCCCGTCGGCTGGTACCGCTTCGCCAGTTGCGCGATCGAGGAGGGACCGCTTCGTGCGCATGGCGGCCTGAAGTTCACGCCGGAACACGGGATCGATCTTGTCGATCAGGCCGACCTGATCGTGGTGCCGGGCTGGAAAGGCGCCGACCACCCTGTTCCGCCGCAGCTGGTCGAGCGGCTCCGGCGTGCTCACGAGCGCGGCGCGCGGCTGGCTTCCATATGTTCAGGAGCGTTTGTTCTTGCCGCGACGGGACTGCTCGATGGAGCGACGGCAACGACCCATTGGCGCTACGCCGAGACGCTGGGTGACCGGTTCCCTGCCGTCGCTGTCGACAGGGCGTCCCTCTACCGCTCTCACGGCCGAATATATACGTCGGCCGGCAGCGCAGCCGGCATCGATCTGCTGATCGAAATTGTCCGGCAGGATTTTGGAGCCGATGCCGCCAATTCCGTGGCGCGGCGTCTCGTCATGCCCGCGCATCGCCTGGGCGGACAGGCACAGTATCTCGAGCGGCCTGTCCCGGCGCCCCATCAGTCGGAGGTTGCGCCGCTGCTCGACCGCATACGGGCGGATCTGGCTGGGTCATGGACTGTGTCCAGAATGGCCTCCGAATGCAGAATGAGCCTGCGCACTTTCGTCAGACGGTTTGTCGAGGCGACCGGCGTATCGCCGGGCGAGTGGGTGACCGCCGAGCGGATCGAGCAGGCCAAACGGCTTTTGATCGAACGGCGCCACGGACTCGATGAAATTGCGCTCGCCGTCGGCATGGGCTCGGTCGACACGCTGCGCCATCATTTCCGCAAACGCATGGGCATCAGCCCCAAAATATTCAGGGATCAGTTCAGTACGAAAACGGAATGA
- a CDS encoding NAD-dependent epimerase/dehydratase family protein gives MSDTVLLTGISGFLGGHVALALLEAGYRVRGSVRSLSKADRVRETLARAGADIDRLDFVALDLGADAGWEKAMRGVRFLQHTASPFQLKMPEDRNELIGPAVAGTERALAAALAAGVERVVLTSSMAAIAYGHEKVDAPQFTAADWTRLDGRPVNAYIESKTRAERRAWELMDAAGRHNDLVTINPGAIFGPLLDDDPGTSAILVKRLLDGSVPAAPRIPITPVDVRDVAAAHVAAMTAPAAGGQRFPMAVEPIYFIAAARILRSRFPDKRVPRLEMPDWAVRLYALFDRDVRDNIGELGYAKRLDASAAAALLDRPLISSEDALVATGESLVAYRLV, from the coding sequence ATGTCCGATACGGTACTTCTCACCGGCATTTCCGGCTTCCTGGGCGGCCATGTCGCCCTGGCTCTGCTCGAGGCCGGCTACCGCGTACGCGGCTCCGTCCGCTCCCTCTCGAAGGCCGACCGGGTCCGCGAGACTCTGGCGCGTGCCGGGGCCGACATCGACCGCCTCGATTTCGTCGCCCTCGACCTGGGCGCCGATGCCGGCTGGGAAAAGGCGATGCGCGGCGTGCGTTTTCTCCAGCACACCGCCTCGCCGTTCCAGCTCAAGATGCCCGAGGATCGCAACGAGCTGATCGGCCCTGCCGTCGCCGGCACCGAGCGGGCCCTCGCGGCGGCGCTCGCTGCCGGGGTGGAGCGTGTGGTCCTCACCTCCTCCATGGCGGCCATCGCCTATGGCCACGAAAAGGTGGACGCGCCGCAGTTTACGGCCGCAGACTGGACCCGCCTCGATGGCCGTCCGGTCAACGCCTATATCGAATCCAAGACCCGCGCCGAGCGCCGGGCCTGGGAATTGATGGACGCGGCCGGCCGCCACAACGATCTTGTCACGATCAATCCCGGCGCCATCTTCGGCCCGCTGCTCGATGACGATCCCGGCACCTCCGCCATTCTCGTCAAGCGCCTGCTCGATGGGTCCGTGCCGGCCGCGCCGCGCATACCCATCACCCCGGTCGACGTACGCGATGTCGCCGCCGCCCACGTCGCCGCCATGACCGCGCCCGCTGCCGGAGGCCAGCGCTTCCCCATGGCCGTCGAACCCATCTATTTCATCGCGGCGGCGCGCATCCTGCGGTCACGCTTCCCCGATAAGCGCGTCCCCCGTCTGGAAATGCCCGACTGGGCCGTTCGCCTCTACGCCCTGTTCGATCGCGACGTGCGCGACAATATCGGCGAGCTGGGCTATGCCAAGCGCCTCGACGCCTCCGCCGCCGCTGCGCTCCTCGACCGTCCGTTGATATCATCCGAGGACGCCCTGGTCGCGACCGGCGAAAGTCTCGTCGCCTACAGGCTCGTCTAG
- a CDS encoding TetR/AcrR family transcriptional regulator translates to MTGASPRRSNKRARVLAAASTLFLRNGIRATTMEAIAREAQIAKPTLYAQFADKHAIFSALLEQLVADKHAAFDAALGGEGAVTERTGRALAAKFGVISAALAGAAHVEELFAAHYEGAALFERSNQRIAQKLVSVFGEAGVAAPERLAFLVLAAAKGVAEAGITEARLADDLMLLAERLVGPEVT, encoded by the coding sequence GTGACGGGTGCATCTCCGCGACGGTCGAACAAGCGTGCGCGTGTGCTGGCTGCGGCCAGTACCCTATTCCTGCGCAACGGGATCAGGGCCACGACCATGGAAGCGATCGCCCGCGAGGCGCAGATCGCCAAGCCGACGCTTTACGCCCAGTTCGCCGACAAGCACGCGATCTTTTCGGCGCTGCTTGAACAACTTGTCGCCGACAAGCATGCCGCCTTCGATGCCGCCCTAGGTGGTGAAGGCGCCGTGACCGAACGGACGGGGCGGGCGCTGGCGGCAAAATTTGGTGTGATTTCTGCCGCCCTCGCGGGGGCCGCGCATGTCGAGGAACTGTTCGCGGCCCATTACGAAGGCGCGGCCCTGTTTGAGCGATCCAACCAGCGGATTGCCCAAAAGCTGGTCTCGGTCTTTGGAGAGGCCGGTGTCGCGGCGCCGGAGCGCCTGGCTTTTCTCGTGCTGGCGGCTGCCAAGGGCGTGGCCGAGGCAGGGATTACGGAAGCGCGCCTTGCCGATGACCTGATGCTGCTGGCCGAGCGGCTGGTAGGGCCAGAGGTAACCTAG
- a CDS encoding Gfo/Idh/MocA family protein gives MADKIRWGILSTANIGMQKVTPAIQRSPSSEVVAIASRDAGKARAAADQLGIARAHGSYEELFADPDIDAIYNPLPNHLHVPMTLAAARAGKHVLCEKPIALSAREAEQLRDIPDGIIVLEAFMVRFHPQWARIREIIRSGELGDIRSINAVFTYHNVDPANVRNQSDIGGGGIMDIGCYPITAGRYLFEGEPERVVSLVERDPGFGTDRLASVLADFGGGRQLSFTCSTQATPHQRVQVFGTKGKAEIIIPFNAPPNERTAITVDTGAPFDGSLARREILPACDQYTEQAEAFAQAVLGRKPLPWGVDDAIASMRVIDAIFESEKTGAWAKV, from the coding sequence ATGGCCGATAAAATTCGTTGGGGCATCCTGTCCACCGCCAATATCGGCATGCAGAAGGTCACGCCGGCCATCCAGCGCTCGCCCAGTTCCGAGGTCGTCGCCATCGCCTCGCGCGACGCCGGCAAGGCCCGCGCCGCGGCCGACCAGCTCGGCATTGCCAGGGCCCACGGCTCCTACGAAGAGCTTTTTGCCGATCCTGATATCGACGCCATCTACAATCCGCTGCCCAACCATCTCCATGTCCCCATGACACTGGCCGCGGCCCGGGCCGGCAAGCATGTCCTCTGCGAAAAGCCGATCGCGCTGTCGGCGCGCGAAGCCGAGCAGTTGCGCGACATTCCCGACGGCATCATCGTTCTCGAAGCCTTCATGGTGCGCTTCCATCCGCAATGGGCGCGCATACGCGAGATCATCCGCTCGGGTGAACTGGGCGACATCCGCTCCATCAACGCGGTGTTCACCTACCACAATGTCGATCCTGCCAATGTGCGCAACCAGTCCGATATCGGCGGTGGCGGCATCATGGATATCGGCTGCTATCCCATTACCGCGGGGCGCTATCTCTTCGAAGGCGAACCCGAGCGGGTCGTTTCCCTGGTCGAGCGCGACCCCGGTTTCGGCACCGATCGCCTGGCCAGCGTCCTCGCCGATTTCGGCGGCGGACGGCAGCTGAGCTTCACCTGCTCCACCCAGGCCACGCCACATCAGCGCGTGCAGGTCTTCGGCACGAAGGGCAAGGCGGAGATCATCATTCCGTTCAACGCCCCGCCCAATGAGCGCACCGCCATCACGGTCGATACCGGCGCCCCCTTCGATGGCTCGCTGGCCCGGCGCGAAATCCTGCCCGCCTGCGATCAGTACACCGAACAGGCCGAGGCCTTCGCCCAGGCCGTGCTTGGCCGCAAGCCGCTGCCCTGGGGCGTTGACGATGCCATTGCCTCGATGCGGGTCATCGACGCCATTTTTGAAAGCGAAAAGACGGGGGCGTGGGCGAAGGTTTAG
- a CDS encoding GGDEF domain-containing protein — protein MSAAAFVLAINLFVAGMFASAFGVVAALRRSAIGARWLAFSYGFGALNMVLEFVLPYQQDHRLVSFGIFAVFLLALASGVVGLAHHYRVKPPYRLLLALLVASLALNITILDWPRTTLERNILYQLPYALVQTVGIFVVIAHRQKRALDYALLALFVASGLQFLIKPFMAIGIGSGTLPQAYLASNYAAYSQTLGALLLITNGLLLLLIIVRDVMAEITTQSETDTLSGLLNRRGFEEQGDRALSVATRSGIPTVMVVADLDHFKSINDSFGHAAGDQVIAAFAAVLRNCAAPHSVIARLGGEEFAALLPGANLSTGKLFAETVRNAFRTMPASATGLDQAVTASFGVAQLMPTDHLADLMRRADTALYEAKSDGRDCVRLAVADVRRPLEGRREGTSSS, from the coding sequence ATGAGCGCCGCTGCCTTTGTGCTCGCCATAAATCTGTTTGTCGCCGGTATGTTCGCCAGCGCCTTTGGCGTTGTCGCGGCCCTCCGGCGCTCGGCCATCGGCGCGCGCTGGCTCGCCTTTTCCTATGGCTTCGGCGCACTCAACATGGTGCTCGAATTCGTCCTGCCCTACCAGCAGGACCACCGACTGGTGAGCTTTGGCATCTTCGCGGTCTTTCTTCTGGCGCTGGCCAGCGGCGTCGTCGGCCTCGCCCATCACTATCGGGTCAAGCCCCCATATCGCCTGCTGCTGGCGCTGCTGGTCGCATCCCTGGCGCTCAATATCACCATTCTCGACTGGCCGCGGACGACGCTCGAGCGCAACATTCTCTATCAGCTGCCCTATGCGCTGGTGCAAACCGTGGGCATCTTCGTCGTCATCGCCCATCGTCAGAAGCGTGCGCTCGACTATGCGCTCCTTGCGCTCTTCGTGGCCTCGGGCCTGCAATTCCTGATCAAGCCGTTCATGGCCATCGGCATCGGCTCCGGCACGCTGCCGCAGGCCTATCTGGCATCGAACTACGCCGCCTATTCCCAGACCCTGGGCGCCTTGCTGCTGATCACCAACGGGCTTTTGCTGCTGCTGATCATCGTCCGCGATGTCATGGCCGAAATCACCACCCAGTCCGAAACCGATACGCTTTCAGGCCTGCTCAATCGCCGTGGCTTCGAGGAACAGGGCGACCGCGCACTGTCGGTCGCCACCCGCTCGGGCATCCCGACCGTCATGGTCGTGGCCGATCTCGATCATTTCAAGAGCATCAACGACAGCTTCGGCCATGCCGCAGGCGACCAGGTGATCGCCGCTTTCGCCGCTGTCCTGCGAAATTGCGCCGCGCCCCATTCGGTTATTGCCCGCCTGGGGGGCGAGGAATTCGCCGCGCTCCTGCCGGGCGCCAACCTTTCGACTGGCAAACTCTTCGCCGAAACCGTGCGCAACGCCTTCCGCACCATGCCCGCGTCAGCCACCGGCCTCGATCAGGCGGTCACGGCTTCGTTCGGCGTGGCGCAATTGATGCCCACCGATCATCTGGCCGACCTCATGCGCCGGGCCGATACCGCACTCTACGAGGCCAAGAGCGACGGACGCGATTGCGTCCGGCTGGCCGTGGCGGATGTCCGGCGGCCGCTGGAGGGACGCCGCGAAGGCACCTCTAGTTCATGA
- a CDS encoding LLM class flavin-dependent oxidoreductase, whose amino-acid sequence MPAPFSLSLQDLAPIAQGTTTQQAMTETVLLAQEADRLGYERLWYAEHHGMPSIASSVPEILIGSAAAATAGIRVGSGGVMLLNHAPLRIAEAYRTLEALHPGRIDLGLGRAPGGDGYAMRALRSGGGEEFSAYLSELIAFDEDGFPADHPFSRVPVSPGGVRLPPKWLLGSSGASAQAAGQIGFGYAFAAHFSHTPAAPAFAAYREAFQPSEDFPEPRTILCLSVITAPTDEEAKFLATSQAVNWARFLTGEQRQLTSPEEAAAHTLSPQQQQIIEHQSALWMVGSPERMAEAITHKAAEAGADEVMITTTIHSYALRRRSFALIAEALGVAPRAA is encoded by the coding sequence ATGCCCGCCCCGTTTTCGCTCTCGCTCCAGGACCTCGCCCCCATCGCCCAGGGCACGACGACCCAGCAGGCCATGACCGAAACCGTGCTTCTGGCGCAGGAAGCGGACCGGTTGGGCTATGAGCGGCTCTGGTATGCCGAGCATCACGGCATGCCCTCGATCGCCTCGTCCGTGCCGGAAATTCTCATCGGCAGTGCCGCGGCTGCGACGGCGGGAATTCGCGTCGGCTCGGGCGGCGTCATGCTGCTGAACCACGCGCCCTTGCGCATCGCCGAAGCCTACCGCACGCTTGAAGCCCTCCATCCTGGCCGGATCGACCTCGGCCTCGGCCGCGCACCGGGCGGCGACGGCTATGCCATGCGCGCGCTGCGCTCGGGCGGCGGCGAGGAATTTTCCGCCTATCTGTCCGAACTCATCGCCTTCGACGAGGACGGATTTCCCGCCGATCACCCCTTCTCGCGCGTCCCGGTGTCCCCGGGCGGCGTGCGGCTGCCGCCCAAGTGGCTGCTCGGCTCCTCGGGTGCCAGCGCCCAAGCGGCCGGCCAGATCGGCTTCGGCTATGCCTTTGCCGCCCATTTCAGCCATACGCCCGCCGCGCCGGCTTTCGCCGCCTATCGCGAGGCATTTCAACCGTCCGAGGATTTTCCGGAGCCCCGGACCATCCTGTGCCTCTCGGTGATCACCGCCCCCACTGACGAGGAAGCGAAATTTCTCGCCACCTCGCAGGCCGTCAACTGGGCCCGTTTCCTCACCGGCGAGCAGCGCCAGCTGACCTCGCCAGAAGAGGCCGCGGCCCACACGCTTTCACCCCAGCAGCAGCAGATCATCGAACATCAGTCCGCGCTTTGGATGGTGGGCAGCCCCGAGCGGATGGCCGAGGCGATCACCCACAAGGCCGCCGAAGCCGGTGCCGACGAGGTCATGATCACGACCACCATCCACTCCTACGCGCTACGCCGTCGCTCATTCGCGCTCATCGCCGAGGCTCTTGGTGTCGCACCCCGCGCCGCCTGA
- a CDS encoding acyloxyacyl hydrolase yields MRARLLSGLLLTVIASSCAVLPAVAQDFGISEVRGGIFAHSADEPGALFGVFNTSRIQDLNVEMLFDTPTLTEWVSWGEVRPHLGATVNFGGLESMIYAGVSWTVPVFDSPVFVEASFGGAVHNGAALVATYPARNLGCSVLFRESASIGVKVSDTASVMATVEHASNANLCADNRGLTNLGIRFGWTF; encoded by the coding sequence ATGCGCGCGCGACTTTTGTCCGGTCTGCTGCTCACCGTCATCGCATCATCCTGTGCCGTGCTTCCGGCCGTTGCACAGGACTTCGGCATTTCAGAAGTGCGTGGCGGCATTTTCGCCCATAGCGCCGACGAGCCGGGCGCGCTGTTCGGGGTGTTCAATACCTCGCGCATTCAGGACCTCAATGTCGAAATGCTGTTCGACACGCCGACCCTGACCGAATGGGTCAGCTGGGGCGAGGTGCGGCCACATCTGGGGGCTACGGTCAATTTCGGCGGGCTCGAGAGCATGATCTATGCCGGTGTCAGCTGGACGGTGCCGGTCTTTGACAGCCCGGTCTTCGTCGAAGCCAGCTTTGGCGGCGCGGTGCACAATGGCGCGGCGCTGGTGGCGACCTATCCCGCCCGCAATCTCGGATGCTCGGTGCTGTTCCGCGAATCCGCCAGCATCGGCGTCAAGGTGAGCGATACCGCATCGGTCATGGCGACGGTTGAACACGCGTCCAACGCCAATCTCTGCGCCGACAATCGGGGTCTCACCAACCTCGGCATCCGCTTCGGCTGGACGTTCTAG
- a CDS encoding NAD(P)/FAD-dependent oxidoreductase → MPDFDVIILGAGAAGMMAGIEAGKRGRKVLVVDHARDPGEKIRISGGGRCNFTNVNATHTAGRDRFLSNNPRFALSALSRYTPDMFIERVRKQGIAFHEKTLGQLFCDGPATQIVSMLTNDLRAAGAAIWTGRQVGSIEKTDDGFDVMVGDGRVTTSSLVVATGGKSIPKMGATGLAYDIARQFGLTVTDTRPALVPLTFEPGALELLKPLAGVSTNAIVRHGKTGFEEALLFTHRGLSGPSILQISSYWREGDAITVDLLPGQDALDMLREARKATPRLHVQTVLSERLPKRLAQLLGDIIDMPGMIGDFSDRKLMAVAEQVQRWTLKPVGSEGYRTAEVTLGGIDTTGLDAKTMMARSVPGLFFVGEAVDVTGWLGGYNFQWAWASGWSAGQAA, encoded by the coding sequence ATGCCAGACTTCGACGTGATCATCCTGGGTGCCGGGGCCGCAGGCATGATGGCCGGTATCGAAGCTGGCAAGCGCGGTCGCAAGGTGCTGGTTGTCGATCACGCCCGCGATCCTGGCGAGAAAATCCGCATTTCGGGCGGCGGCCGCTGCAACTTTACCAATGTGAACGCCACACACACCGCGGGCCGCGACCGTTTCCTCAGCAACAACCCCCGCTTCGCCCTGTCGGCCCTGTCGCGCTACACGCCCGACATGTTCATCGAGCGGGTCAGGAAGCAGGGCATCGCCTTCCACGAGAAGACCCTGGGCCAGCTTTTCTGTGACGGTCCGGCAACGCAGATCGTGTCCATGCTCACCAACGACCTCCGAGCCGCAGGGGCCGCGATCTGGACCGGCCGGCAGGTCGGCTCGATCGAAAAAACCGACGACGGGTTCGACGTCATGGTCGGCGACGGCCGGGTGACGACATCGAGCCTCGTGGTCGCGACGGGCGGCAAGTCCATCCCCAAGATGGGCGCGACTGGTCTCGCCTACGACATCGCGCGCCAGTTCGGGCTCACTGTCACCGATACCCGGCCCGCTCTCGTTCCGCTCACCTTCGAGCCGGGCGCGCTCGAACTGCTCAAGCCCTTGGCCGGTGTCTCCACCAATGCCATCGTCCGCCACGGCAAGACCGGGTTCGAGGAAGCGCTGCTGTTTACCCATCGCGGCCTTTCCGGCCCGTCGATCCTGCAGATTTCCTCCTATTGGCGCGAGGGCGATGCGATCACGGTGGACCTTCTGCCCGGCCAGGATGCCCTCGACATGCTGCGCGAGGCGCGCAAGGCAACGCCCAGGCTGCACGTCCAGACCGTGTTGTCCGAACGCCTGCCCAAGCGGCTGGCGCAGCTATTGGGCGATATCATCGACATGCCCGGCATGATCGGCGATTTTTCCGACAGGAAGCTGATGGCGGTTGCCGAGCAGGTGCAGCGCTGGACCCTCAAGCCGGTCGGATCCGAAGGCTATCGCACGGCCGAAGTGACGTTGGGCGGCATCGACACCACCGGCCTCGACGCCAAGACCATGATGGCCCGATCGGTGCCCGGACTTTTCTTCGTGGGCGAGGCGGTCGACGTCACCGGCTGGCTGGGCGGCTACAATTTCCAGTGGGCCTGGGCCTCGGGCTGGTCCGCCGGACAGGCGGCCTGA
- a CDS encoding aspartate-semialdehyde dehydrogenase, translating into MGYRVAVVGATGNVGREVLNILAERKFPADEVFALASSRSIGKELSYGDKILKTKDLQHFDFSSVDFAIMSAGGSISKDWAPRIAAAGAIVIDNSSYWRYHSDVPLVVPEVNGHVLERWLADEKRTGIIANPNCSTAQLVVALKPLHDHARITRAVVSTYQSVSGAGKEGVDELWNQTKGIFVNDSPTPQKFTKQIAFNVIPHIDVFMEDGYTKEEWKVLAETKKILDPKIKVTCTAVRVPVFVGHSEAVNLEFANPISADEARDILREAPGISVLDKREAGGYATPVETVGEYDTYVSRIREDVTVENGLAMWVVSDNLRKGAALNTIQIAETLIEKGYKARALAA; encoded by the coding sequence ATGGGTTATCGCGTCGCAGTCGTCGGTGCCACAGGCAATGTGGGCCGCGAAGTTCTCAACATCCTGGCCGAGCGCAAGTTTCCGGCCGACGAGGTCTTCGCGCTGGCCTCCTCGCGTTCCATCGGCAAGGAACTGTCCTACGGCGACAAGATCCTCAAGACCAAGGACCTGCAGCATTTCGATTTTTCGAGCGTCGACTTCGCCATCATGTCGGCCGGCGGCTCGATCTCCAAGGATTGGGCCCCCCGCATCGCAGCGGCCGGCGCCATCGTCATCGATAACTCGTCCTATTGGCGCTATCACTCCGACGTGCCGCTCGTGGTGCCGGAAGTGAACGGCCACGTGCTCGAGCGCTGGCTCGCCGACGAGAAGCGCACCGGCATCATCGCCAATCCCAACTGTTCGACCGCACAGCTGGTGGTGGCGCTCAAGCCGTTGCACGATCATGCCAGGATCACGCGCGCCGTGGTCTCGACCTACCAATCCGTTTCCGGCGCCGGCAAGGAAGGCGTGGACGAGCTGTGGAACCAGACCAAGGGCATTTTCGTCAACGACAGCCCGACACCCCAGAAGTTCACCAAGCAGATCGCCTTCAACGTCATCCCGCATATCGATGTGTTCATGGAAGACGGCTACACCAAGGAAGAATGGAAGGTGCTTGCCGAAACCAAGAAGATCCTCGATCCCAAGATCAAGGTCACCTGCACGGCGGTACGCGTGCCTGTCTTCGTGGGCCATTCGGAAGCGGTGAACCTGGAATTCGCCAACCCCATCAGCGCCGACGAGGCCCGTGACATCCTGCGCGAAGCGCCGGGCATTTCGGTGCTCGACAAGCGCGAGGCCGGTGGCTACGCGACGCCCGTGGAAACGGTTGGCGAATACGACACCTATGTCAGCCGCATCCGTGAAGACGTTACGGTGGAAAATGGCCTCGCCATGTGGGTTGTCTCGGACAACCTGCGCAAGGGCGCGGCCCTCAACACCATCCAGATCGCCGAGACGCTGATCGAGAAGGGCTACAAGGCCCGCGCCCTGGCGGCTTGA
- a CDS encoding EamA family transporter yields the protein MPLRDLLLVLLVVATWGINFVFIRWGVEEVPPLFMTGLRYVAAALPAVFFVRRPNVPLGTLLAYGFAIGVAQFGLLFMAISLGMPSGLASLVMQLQAFFTFALAFVFLGERINRFQLLGAIIAFGGIAVIALERLEFHVLLPLLMCVASAFFWGLSNIVIKKAGRIDMFSFVVWSSLVPPLPLFALSFMIEGFGAVAEGLTGITGLGVASIAFNGYAATLVGFGLWSALLSRYPASTIAPFSLLVPVAGMISAAVLLGEIITGLEAWGSALVFAGLMVNVFGPRLLARARGA from the coding sequence ATGCCCTTGCGCGATCTCCTGCTTGTTCTTCTTGTCGTGGCCACCTGGGGCATCAACTTCGTCTTCATCCGCTGGGGTGTGGAAGAAGTGCCGCCGCTGTTCATGACCGGCCTGCGCTATGTCGCGGCGGCCCTGCCAGCAGTGTTTTTCGTCCGCCGGCCCAATGTGCCGCTGGGGACGTTGCTCGCCTATGGTTTTGCCATCGGCGTCGCCCAGTTCGGCCTCCTGTTCATGGCCATCAGCCTCGGCATGCCGTCAGGACTGGCGTCGCTGGTCATGCAACTGCAGGCGTTCTTCACTTTTGCCCTGGCCTTCGTGTTCCTGGGCGAGCGGATCAACCGCTTCCAGCTCTTGGGCGCAATCATTGCCTTTGGGGGCATTGCCGTCATCGCGCTGGAGCGGCTGGAGTTTCACGTCCTGCTGCCGCTGCTGATGTGCGTGGCCTCGGCGTTTTTCTGGGGCCTGTCCAATATCGTCATCAAGAAGGCCGGGCGGATCGACATGTTCAGCTTCGTTGTGTGGTCGAGCCTTGTGCCGCCGCTGCCACTGTTTGCGCTTTCCTTCATGATCGAGGGGTTCGGCGCAGTGGCGGAAGGGCTCACCGGCATCACCGGGCTGGGTGTCGCCTCGATCGCCTTCAATGGCTATGCGGCAACGCTGGTCGGCTTCGGGCTCTGGAGCGCCTTGCTCAGCCGTTATCCGGCCAGCACGATTGCGCCCTTTTCGCTGCTGGTGCCGGTGGCCGGCATGATCAGCGCGGCCGTGCTGCTGGGCGAGATCATCACCGGACTGGAAGCGTGGGGGAGCGCGCTGGTGTTCGCCGGGCTCATGGTCAATGTCTTCGGCCCCCGTCTCCTTGCCCGGGCGAGGGGCGCCTGA